TACGGCTCCGACTCGTCGTACCTGCGGGCGCTCGAGCAGATGCACCGCGACATCGGCCTGACCGTGCCGTTCACGAGCGTCGACCAGCCGATGGGCACCATGCTGGAGGACGGCTCGCTCCCGTCGCTCCACAAGACCGGCTCGTTCGGATCCCGCGCCGCCGCCCGCATCGAGCGTCTCCGTGAGGTGCAGCCCACCGGGCCCCTCATGTGCTCGGAGTTCTGGGACGGCTGGTTCGACAGCTGGGGCGAGCACCACCACACGACACCGGCGTCGGACAGCGCGGCGGAGCTCGACGTGCTGCTGGCCGCGGGAGGCTCCGTGAACATCTACATGTTCCACGGCGGCACGAACTTCGGGTTCACCAACGGCGCGAACGACAAGGGCGTGTACCGGCCGATCGCGACGTCGTACGACTACGACGCCCCGCTCGACGAGGCCGGACGCCCGACGGCGAAGTTCCACGCCTTCCGTGCGGTGATCGAGCGCTACGCGTCCGTGCCGCCGCTGCCCGAGTCGATGCAGCCGGGTGGGTCGGGTCGCCTCGCCTCCGGCCTGGAGGCACGGGTCGCCCCCGCCACGGACGTCGCCGTCCGTCTCGACCAGGTCGCACCCCTGGCGACGCTGCTGCCGTCGCTCACCACGTGGACCGCGCACGACGCACCGCCCACGTTCGACGCGCTCGGCGCCGCCTCCGGATTCGTGCTGTACCGCACCGAGGTCGCGCTGCCGTCCGGCGGTGTGCTCACCGTCGGGACCGAGGTCCGCGACCGGGCGCTCGTCTCCGCCGACGGGGTCGTCGTCGGCGTCCTCGAACGTGAGCACCACGATCGCGCGATCACGCTCCCGCCCGTCACCGGCACCCTGGAGCTCCTCGTCGAGGACCAGGGACGCGTGGACTACGGTCCCCGCATCGGCGAGCCGAAGGGCCTCGTCGGGGACGTCCGCGTCGACGGCGAGCTGCTGTCCCGGTGGACGGCGTCGCCGCTCGCCCTCGACCCGATCGCGCCGGCCGCCCTGGCCCTGCTCGCCGGTGCTTCCCCGGAGCCGGGCGACGTGCTCGCCGGACCGGTGTTCGCGTCCGGGTCGTTCGAGCTCGCGTCCGTCGACGACCGGTACCTGTGCCTCGACGGCTTCCGCAAGGGCGTGGCCTGGGTGAACGGGTTCTGCCTCGGGCGGTACTGGTCGCGCGGGCCGCAGAAGACCCTCGCCGTGCCGGGTCCGGTGCTCCGCGAGGGCCGCAACGAGGTCGTCGTGTTCGAGGTCCACGCCGCGGCGACCCGCACGGTGTGCCTGCTCACCGAGCCGGACCTCGGCCACACCGAGGGCTGATCGCTCGGCTACCCTGGCCGCACTGGTGCTCGGTCAG
This is a stretch of genomic DNA from Curtobacterium sp. 458. It encodes these proteins:
- a CDS encoding beta-galactosidase family protein — translated: MRFAIGDTDFLLDGEPHRVLSGAIHYFRVHPDLWQDRIRKAKLMGLNTIETYVAWNAHAPRPGVFDLTGGLDLGRFLDLVAAEGMHAIVRPGPYICAEWTNGGLPYWLFSDGTVGGRRNEPGFLAAVQTYLEQLAPVLVPRQIDNGGPIVLVQVENEYGAYGSDSSYLRALEQMHRDIGLTVPFTSVDQPMGTMLEDGSLPSLHKTGSFGSRAAARIERLREVQPTGPLMCSEFWDGWFDSWGEHHHTTPASDSAAELDVLLAAGGSVNIYMFHGGTNFGFTNGANDKGVYRPIATSYDYDAPLDEAGRPTAKFHAFRAVIERYASVPPLPESMQPGGSGRLASGLEARVAPATDVAVRLDQVAPLATLLPSLTTWTAHDAPPTFDALGAASGFVLYRTEVALPSGGVLTVGTEVRDRALVSADGVVVGVLEREHHDRAITLPPVTGTLELLVEDQGRVDYGPRIGEPKGLVGDVRVDGELLSRWTASPLALDPIAPAALALLAGASPEPGDVLAGPVFASGSFELASVDDRYLCLDGFRKGVAWVNGFCLGRYWSRGPQKTLAVPGPVLREGRNEVVVFEVHAAATRTVCLLTEPDLGHTEG